From one Solea solea chromosome 15, fSolSol10.1, whole genome shotgun sequence genomic stretch:
- the prdx3 gene encoding thioredoxin-dependent peroxide reductase, mitochondrial yields MAATIGRLLRTSVAAGGLKLTATCQHGVSGAARVLAAPALQRACLSTSTCRWTPAVTQPAPDFKATAVSNGEFKEMSLADFKGKYLVLLFYPLDFTFVCPTEIISFSDKANEFHDVNCEVLGVSVDSHYSHLAWINTPRKAGGLGKIHIPLLSDLTKQVSRDYGVLLEGPGIALRGLFIIDPVGVVRHMSVNDLPVGRSVEETLRLVKAFQFVETHGEVCPASWTPKSPTIKPTPQGSKEYFEKVN; encoded by the exons ATGGCCGCCACCATTGGAAGACTGCTCCGGACCTCT GTTGCAGCAGGAGGGCTGAAGCTCACAGCAACATGTCAACATGGAGTCTCTGGGGCTGCGAGAGTCCTCGCTGCTCCTGCACTTCAGAGAGCCTGTCTCTCTACAA GCACTTGCAGATGGACCCCTGCTGTCACTCAGCCTGCTCCTGATTTTAAGGCCACAGCTGTTTCCAACGGGGAGTTTAaggaaatgagcctcgctgatTTCAAGGGCAAATACCTGGTCCTTTTATTCTACCCACTGGATTT CACCTTTGTGTGCCCAACAGAGATCATCTCATTCAGTGACAAGGCCAACGAGTTTCATGACGTCAACTGTGAGGTGCTGGGTGTATCTGTGGACTCGCACTACTCCCACCTGGCATGGATCAACACTCCACGCAAG GCTGGAGGTTTGGGAAAGATCCACATCCCCCTGCTGTCAGATCTCACTAAGCAGGTTTCTAGAGACTATGGTGTTCTGCTGGAGGGTCCAGGCATCGCCCTCAG GGGCCTTTTCATCATTGATCCAGTTGGAGTGGTGAGACACATGAGCGTGAATGACCTGCCTGTGGGCCGCAGTGTGGAAGAAACCCTTCGTCTGGTGAAGGCGTTCCAGTTCGTGGAGACTCACGGTGAAGTGTGTCCGGCCAGCTGGACCCCCAAGTCTCCAACA ATCAAACCAACGCCGCAAGGATCCAAGGAGTACTTTGAAAAAGTCAACTGA
- the sfxn4 gene encoding sideroflexin-4, which translates to MDPNLLYWKGHGQSFLSRIQIWLNLLDPTVLIASNSEIEKAHSLLGNEEKSEKDAPALTLALSSVHADSGAVLPLAFRPPALLPISAPLVVASFLPHTTVKPALFWQFMLQSYMVGFNYANRNSSSEPGKTTHLKQLILTVATVSYATCAGALPQIFINRLRIKSVPVQTFFRSILPVPLSAALALFSVFTIRSEESETGIQVFDSNGNPVGFSKAAGEKAVRETALSRAALFGTTGAVPNLLLFLLRKTRLFQRNSLLAAALHNMSLAFVLGLMIPVSFSLFPQLGTIKRETLEEELQAAAVDGQLFYHRGV; encoded by the exons ATGGATCCTAATCTGTTGTACTGGAAAGGTCATGGTCAG TCTTTCCTCAGCCGAATACAAATCTGGCTTAATCTCCTCGATCCAACCGTCTTAATCGCCTCTAAT TCTGAAATAGAGAAAGCTCACTCTCTGCTTGGAAATGAAGAGAAAAGTGAAAAG GATGCACCTGCTCTGACTCTTGCTCTT TCATCTGTCCATGCTGATTCTGGAGCTGTTCTTCCTCTAGCCTTCCGCCCTCCAG CATTATTGCCAATATCAGCCCCTTTG gTGGTTGCCAGTTTTTTGCCTCACACTACTGTCAAACCAGCTCTGTTTTGGCAG TTTATGCTGCAGAGTTACATGGTTGGGTTTAACTATGCGAATAGAAATTCTTCGTCAGAGCCG GGGAAGACGACGCATTTGAAGCAGCTCATTTTGACCGTTGCAACAGTGTCCTATGCCACATGTGCAGGG GCCCTTCCTCAAATTTTCATTAACCGACTCCGTATAAAAAGTGTACCAGTCCAGACTTTCTTCAGGTCAATATTACCGGTGCCGCTCTCCG CTGCTCTGGCCCTCTTCAGTGTCTTCACTATCAGGAGTGAGGAGTCAGAAACAGGGATCCAAGTGTTTGATTCCAATGGAAATCCAGTTGGCTTTTCTAAAGCAGCAGGAGAGAag GCTGTGAGGGAAACTGCGTTGTCCAGAGCAGCGCTGTTTGGTACAACTGGTGCTGTTCCTAATCTACTGCTTTTCCTTTTACGAAA AACAAGACTTTTTCAGAGGAACTCTCTGCTGGCCGCTGCTCTCCATAACATGAGCCTTGCATTTGTTCTGGGCCTGATGATCCCCGTATCGTTTAGTCTCTTTCCACAATTGGGAACG ATAAAGAGAGAAACGTTAGAGGAGGAGCTACAAGCTGCAGCAGTGGACGGACAGTTATTCTATCACAGAGGAGTCTGA
- the dennd10 gene encoding DENN domain-containing protein 10 yields MATTETQLMSSVGLIEKDVNGDTLWVWCYPSVDSRLRQVLLSKCCLTQQGRDFHTFVFGQFCRTWYYITTVEVQEPTALNKVTHFSTVVTAKDFNPEKYAALSRILCRMYVKHGTPVKMMEAYLTVLIKGICQSDENGSFLIKDYDVRKAYLAGSIKDVVSQFGMETIILYTALMLKKRIVVHHPRIEALLEFTRALPALTWHRKDWSILHPYVHLSDTELEDLQNCPGYIAGFVDPEVSNRSDLFDVYVNLPDSFITVSQSAKEAMAMGKLHKEVGHLIVQSAEDPERSDSQVIKDISVKTKEILTNLLALADKCEDSKITLEGLKQHHFPAATENFLFHLAAAEQLLRI; encoded by the exons ATGGCAACAACTGAAACGCAGCTTATGTCAAGCGTCGGTTTGATCG AGAAAGATGTGAATGGAGACACACTGTGGGTGTGGTGTTATCCCTCTGTGGACTCACGCCTGAGACAAGTCCTGCTCAGTAAGTGTTGTCTGACGCAGCAGGGCCGGGATTtccacacatttgtgtttggtcaGTTCTGTCGAACCTGGTACTACATCACCACAGTGGAGGTTCAGGAACCTACAGCACTAAATAAG GTCACTCATTTTTCAACAGTCGTCACAGCAAAAGACTTCAACCCTGAGAAGTATGCTGCACTCAGCAGAATACTCTGCag GATGTACGTCAAACATGGCACCCCAGTGAAGATGATGGAGGCTTACCTCACGGTTCTCATTAAGGGGATTTGTCAGAGTGATGAAAATGGATCGTTTCTCATTAAGGACTATGATGTTCGGAAAGCGTACTTGGCCGGTTCAATCAAAG ATGTGGTGTCTCAGTTCGGTATGGAGACCATCATCTTGTACACAGCACTCATGCTGAAGAAGAGGATCGTTGTTCATCACCCTCGTATTGAAGCGCTGTTAGAGTTTACGAG AGCTCTGCCAGCGCTGACTTGGCACAGGAAAGACTGGTCCATCCTGCACCCGTACGTGCACCTCAGTGATACTGAACTGGAGGATTTACAGAATTGTCCAG GTTATATAGCAGGATTTGTAGATCCAGAAGTGAGTAACAGATCGGACTTGTTTGATGTGTATGTGAACCTCCCTGACAGTTTCATCACAGTGTCACAGAGTGCTAAAG AGGCAATGGCCATGGGGAAGTTGCACAAGGAGGTTGGTCACCTCATCGTCCAGTCGGCTGAGGACCCAGAGAGGTCAGACAGTCAGGTGATTAAG GACATCTCTGTTAAGACCAAAGAAATCCTCACCAACCTGCTCGCCCTGGCTGACAAGTGTGAAGACTCTAAAATCACACTGGAAGGTTTGAAGCAGCATCATTTCCCTGCAGCGACAGAGAACTTCCTGTTTCATCTGGCGGCTGCTGAGCAACTCTTAAGAATATAG
- the eif3s10 gene encoding eukaryotic translation initiation factor 3 subunit A, with product MPAYFQRPENALKRANEFLEVGKKQPALDVLYDVIKSKKHRTWQKIHEPIMLKYLELCVDLRKSHLAKEGLYQYKNICQQVNIKSLEDVVRAYLKLAEEKTETAKGESQQMVLDIEDLDNIQTPESVLLSAVSGEDTQDRTDRLLLTPWVKFLWESYRQCLDLLRNNSKVERLYHDIAQQAFKFCLQYTRKAEFRKLCDNLRMHLGQIQRHHNQSTAINLNNPESQSMHLETRLVQLDSAISMELWQEAFKAVEDIHGLFALSKKPPKPQLMANYYNKVSTVFWKSGNALFHASTLHRLYNLSREMRKNLTQDEMQRMATRVLLATLSIPITPERTDIARLLDMDGIIVEKHRRLATLLTLQSPPNRQSLINDMVRFNLMQYIVPDVKELYNWLEVEFHPLKLCGRVTKVLNWVRDQAEKEPDLQQYVPHLQSNTILRLLQQVAQVYQSIDFSRLASLVPFVDAFQLERSIVDAARHCDLQVRIDHSSRTLSFGSDLNYSTKEDAPVGPFLQNMPSEQIRNQLTAMSSSLAKAIQVIKPPSTLQERDEHSQQAIVAYQKNGRKEHQRILARRQTIEERKERLESLNIQREKEELEQREAEMQKVRKAEEERLRQEAKEREKERIMQEHEQIKKKTVRERLEQIKKTELGAKAFKDIDIEDLEELDPDFIMAKQVEQLEKEKKELQERLKNQEKKIDFFERAKRLEEIPLITKAYEEQRIKDMELWELQEEERISNMKVEREKALEHKKRMSRMMEDKESFLSKITAARSFIYEEKLKAFQERLVEVRKKRLEERKRQRKEDRRNSYYQQKEEEAQRIHEEQLKKEREDLERVEQEQREAEEREYQERLRKLEEQERKQRARQQEIEERERRRDEERKGPPEEKAKEPGEKEEGGWRKRVEGGDSSVRRSVPDREWRQEGADDDKEDKESSFRRGDGPRRGGDDRGPRRGFDEDRGPRRGFDEDRGPRRGGDEDRPPRRGMDDDRGPRRGFDDQGPWRGGEDDRAPRRGFDEDRAPRRGFDEDRAPRRGFDDDRGPRRGMDDSRGSRRGADDDWGPRRGGDDERGGRRGMDDGGRRGGGGGDDDDDDPNPWRSLGKPGNAGLQGGWREREKAREDSWGPPRGGDGGGQNEDEKEDGEEKSGLRDRRPPREEGVWRRPGGDEGSSWRESRKEDPDRDDRRERDDRRERDDRRVERRDRDNRDEREQRAPPTDRDEGSSWRRAGEERREERPRERERERDRDTEGDKAWRLDKEIPRRTKNETDDDGWTTVRR from the exons ATGCCGGCGTATTTTCAGCGTCCAGAAAATGCTCTTAAACGAGCGAACG agTTTCTTGAGGTTGGTAAGAAACAGCCTGCTTTGGATGTTTTATACGATGTCATCAAAAGCAAGAAACATCGAACATGGCAGAAGATTCACGAGCCCATCATGCTCAAGTACCTGGAGCTCTGCGTGGATCTGCGCAAGAGCCACCTGGCCAAGGAGGGTCTCTACCAGTATAAGAACATTTGCCAGCAG GTGAACATCAAATCTCTGGAGGATGTGGTCCGAGCTTACCTGAAGCTGGCAGAGGAGAAGACGGAGACTGCAAAGGGGGAGTCCCAGCAGATGGTCCTGGACATTGAAGATCTTGACAACATCCAGACTCCAGAAAG TGTGCTCTTGAGTGCTGTGAGTGGAGAGGACACCCAGGATCGTACTGATCGCTTGCTGCTCACTCCCTGGGTGAAGTTCCTGTGGGAGTCTTACCGCCAGTGCCTGGACCTGCTCAGAAACAACTCCAAGGTGGAGCGTCTGTACCATGATATCGCCCAGCAAG CATTTAAGTTCTGCCTTCAGTACACCCGCAAAGCTGAGTTTCGCAAGCTGTGTGACAACCTGCGTATGCATCTGGGACAAATTCAGCGTCACCACAATCAGAGCACTGCCATCAACCTCAACAATCCTGAAAGCCAGTCCATGCACCTGGAGACACGCCTGGTGCAGCTGGACAGTGCTATAAGCATGGAGCTGTGGCAG GAAGCATTTAAGGCTGTTGAAGACATCCATGGCCTGTTTGCTCTTTCCAAGAAGCCTCCCAAGCCCCAGCTGATGGCCAACTACTACAACAAGGTGTCCACTGTGTTCTGGAAATCTGGAAATGCTCTTTTCCATGCAAGCACCCTTCATCGGCTCTATAACCTGTCCAGGGAGATGCGTAAGAATCTGACCCAAGACGAGATGCAGAG GATGGCCACCAGAGTCCTTCTAGCCACACTGTCCATTCCCATCACCCCCGAACGTACTGACATAGCTCGGCTGCTGGACATGGATGGCATCATTGTGGAGAAACACCGCAGACTGGCCACACTTTTGACCCTCCAGTCTCCACCAAATCGCCAGAGTCTTATCAATGACATG GTGAGGTTTAACTTGATGCAGTATATTGTACCTGACGTGAAAGAACTTTACAACTGGCTGGAAGTAGAGTTTCATCCTCTGAAACTATGTGGAAGAGTGACCAAG GTGTTGAACTGGGTGAGAGACCAGGCTGAAAAGGAGCCTGATCTGCAGCAGTATGTTCCCCACCTGCAGAGCAATACCATCTTAAGGCTCCTGCAACAG GTGGCGCAGGTCTATCAAAGCATTGATTTCAGCCGTCTGGCGTCCCTGGTTCCATTTGTGGATGCCTTCCAGCTGGAGCGCTCCATTGTGGATGCTGCCCGCCATTGTGATCTGCAG GTCAGAATAGACCACTCTTCTCGAACTCTGAGCTTTGGCTCTGACCTGAACTACTCGACCAAAGAAGATGCTCCTGTTGGCCCTTTCCTGCAGAACATGCCCTCAGAGCAGATAAGAAACCAGCTGACTGCCATGTCTTCTTCTTTGGCTAAAGCCATCCAGGTCATCAAGCCTCCCTCTACCCTG CAAGAGCGTGATGAGCATAGCCAGCAGGCCATAGTGGCCTACCAGAAAAACGGCCGCAAAGAACACCAGCGCATCTTGGCTCGTAGGCAGACAATTGAGGAGCGTAAGGAGCGTCTGGAGAGCTTGAACATCCAGCGCGagaaggaggagctggagcagcgGGAAGCTGAGATGCAGAAAGTGCGCAAGGCGGAAGAGGAGCGTTTGCGCCAGGAAgccaaagagagggagaaggagcgTATCATGCAGGAGCATGAGCAGATTAAGAAGAAGACAGTCCGGGAGCGGCTGGAGCAGATCAAGAAGACTGAACTCGGAGCTAAGGCCTTCAAGGATATTGATATTGAG GACCTGGAGGAGCTGGATCCTGACTTCATCATGGCCAAACAGGTGGAGcagctggagaaggagaagaaggaactTCAGGAGCGTCTAAAGAATCAGGAGAAGAAG attGACTTCTTTGAGAGGGCCAAACGCCTCGAGGAAATTCCTCTCATCACAAAGGCTTATGAGGAGCAGCGAATCAAAGACATGGAACTCTGGGAGCTCCAGGAGGAGGAAAgg ATCAGTAACATGAAAGTGGAACGGGAGAAGGCTCTGGAGCACAAGAAGCGCATGTCCAGGATGATGGAGGACAAAGAGAGCTTTTTGTCTAAGATAACTGCTGCTCGAagctttatttatgag GAAAAACTGAAAGCTTTCCAGGAGCGTTTAGTAGAGGTGAGGAAGAAGCGCttggaagagaggaagaggcagcGCAAAGAGGACAGGCGTAATTCTTACTACcaacagaaagaggaagaggcacAGCGTATCCACGAGGAGCAGCTCAAGAAAG AACGTGAAGACCTTGAACGCGTAGAACAAGAgcagagagaggcagaagaaAGGGAGTACCAGGAGCGTTTGCGCAAGCTTGAAGAGCAGGAGCGTAAGCAGCGTGCCCGTCAGCAGGAGATTGAGGAGAGAGAGCGCCGCCGTGACGAGGAGCGAAAAGGCCCACCAGAGGAGAAAGCTAAG GAGCCGGGCgaaaaggaggagggaggatggaGGAAGCGTGTGGAGGGAGGTGACTCGTCCGTGCGTCGTTCAGTGCCTGACAG GGAGTGGAGACAGGAAGGCGCTGATGATGACAAAGAGGACAAGGAGTCTTCCTTCAGGCGAGGTGACGGTCCCCGTCGGGGGGGTGACGACCGAGGTCCCCGCCGTGGCTTTGATGAGGATCGAGGTCCCCGCCGTGGCTTTGATGAGGATCGGGGTCCACGCCGTGGGGGAGATGAGGATCGTCCTCCACGTAGAGGGATGGATGATGATCGTGGTCCTCGCAGAGGTTTTGATGACCAAGGACCATGGAGGGGCGGAGAAGACGACCGTGCCCCAAGGCGTGGCTTTGACGAAGATCGTGCCCCCAGGCGTGGCTTTGACGAAGATCGTGCCCCCAGGCGTGGCTTTGATGATGACAGAGGTCCTCGTAGAGGCATGGatgactccagaggttccagGCGTGGGGCTGATGATGACTGGGGCCCccgaagaggaggagatgacgAGAGAGGTGGCAGGAGAGGCATGGATGATGGGGGAcgtcgtggtggtggtggtggtgatgatgatgatgatgatcccaACCCATGGAGATCTCTGGGAAAACCTG GAAATGCTGGTCTTCAAGGAGGCTGGCGTGAGCGAGAGAAGGCCAGAGAGGACAGCTGGGGACCCCCTCGCGGTGGCGATGGTGGTGGTCAAAATGAGGACGAAAAGgaagatggagaggaaaaaTCTGGTTTGAGAGACCGTCGTCCACCAAGAGAAGAGGGCGTCTGGAGAAGACCAGGTGGAGATGAGGGAAGCAGCTGGAGAGAATCTCGCAAAGAAGACCCTGACCGCGACGATCGCCGTGAACGTGACGACCGCCGCGAACGTGATGATCGACGTGTTGAGCGCCGTGATAGAGACAACCGGGATGAGCGTGAACAGAGAGCCCCACCCACAGATCGTGATGAAG gAAGCTCCTGGCGTCGTGCGggtgaagagaggagagaggaacggcctagagagcgagagagggagcgtGACCGAGATACTGAAGGAGACAAGGCTTGGCGTTTGGATAAAGAAATCCCTCGTCGCACCAAGAACGAGACGGATGATGATGGCTGGACAACTGTCCGCCGCTGA